In one Drosophila pseudoobscura strain MV-25-SWS-2005 chromosome X, UCI_Dpse_MV25, whole genome shotgun sequence genomic region, the following are encoded:
- the Obp8a gene encoding uncharacterized protein Obp8a isoform X1: MGQRSLICLPLLLLLLGPLGVLQSRAMARPTPTPPLRAPQSLALLRARDQCSAHLSHAQRMRMDRMQYENLPHVQRYVHCFWSRLQLWHDGTGFDALGIVHSFGGPRRLNVEQALPAINGCNAKARRVSHGVSDWCYRAFACVLKTPVGDWYRRHMADVINGNA, from the exons ATGGGCCAACGGTCGCTGAtctgcctgccgctgctgctgctgctgctggggccgCTGGGG GTGCTGCAATCCAGAGCTATGGCCAGACCCACGCCCACCCCCCCACTGAGAGCCCCCCAATCGCTGGCACTGCTGCGGGCCCGCGACCAGTGCAGTGCGCACCTGAGTCACGCCCAGCGAATGCGCATGGATCGGATGCAGTATGAGAATCTGCCGCATGTGCAGCGATACGTCCACTGTTTCTGGTCACGCCTGCAGCTGTGGCACGACGGCACCGGCTTCGATGCCCTCGGCATCGTCCACAGTTTTGGAGGGCCGCGGCGCCTGAATGTGGAGCAGGCACTCCCTGCCATCAATGGGTGCAATGCGAAGGCGCGAAGAGTGTCGCATGGAGTCTCGGACTGGTGCTACAGAGCCTTCGCCTGTGTGTTGAAGACACCGGTGGGCGATTGGTATCGCCGGCACATGGCCGATGTCATCAACGGAAATGCCTAG
- the Obp8a gene encoding uncharacterized protein Obp8a isoform X2, whose amino-acid sequence MARPTPTPPLRAPQSLALLRARDQCSAHLSHAQRMRMDRMQYENLPHVQRYVHCFWSRLQLWHDGTGFDALGIVHSFGGPRRLNVEQALPAINGCNAKARRVSHGVSDWCYRAFACVLKTPVGDWYRRHMADVINGNA is encoded by the coding sequence ATGGCCAGACCCACGCCCACCCCCCCACTGAGAGCCCCCCAATCGCTGGCACTGCTGCGGGCCCGCGACCAGTGCAGTGCGCACCTGAGTCACGCCCAGCGAATGCGCATGGATCGGATGCAGTATGAGAATCTGCCGCATGTGCAGCGATACGTCCACTGTTTCTGGTCACGCCTGCAGCTGTGGCACGACGGCACCGGCTTCGATGCCCTCGGCATCGTCCACAGTTTTGGAGGGCCGCGGCGCCTGAATGTGGAGCAGGCACTCCCTGCCATCAATGGGTGCAATGCGAAGGCGCGAAGAGTGTCGCATGGAGTCTCGGACTGGTGCTACAGAGCCTTCGCCTGTGTGTTGAAGACACCGGTGGGCGATTGGTATCGCCGGCACATGGCCGATGTCATCAACGGAAATGCCTAG
- the LOC117184825 gene encoding AN1-type zinc finger protein 6, with amino-acid sequence MKSSKARSFHKPNIAALQIMEGEKDVVTISDSTVRLGQSLESGFLLSHGLCVEANEQQQTIQDTQTTEQNGEPKDNTKEEQKDTSKEAPAVKKNRCHKCGKKLGLAGAFECRCGGIYCAVHRYSDRHECSFDYREMGANQIRRDNPVIVARKLPEI; translated from the coding sequence ATGAAATCTTCAAAAGCACGCAGCTTTCACAAGCCGAATATAGCCGCTCTTCAGATCATGGAAGGGGAGAAAGATGTAGTCACGATCAGCGATTCAACCGTCCGACTGGGTCAGTCACTGGAGTCTGGCTTTTTATTGTCCCATGGTCTCTGTGTCGAGGCGAacgaacagcaacaaacaattCAGGATACCCAGACAACCGAACAGAATGGCGAACCGAAGGATAACACCAAGGAGGAACAGAAGGATACAAGTAAAGAGGCGCCAGCGGTGAAGAAGAATCGCTGCCACAAATGTGGCAAGAAATTGGGTCTGGCTGGGGCGTTCGAGTGCCGTTGTGGTGGCATTTACTGCGCCGTCCATCGCTACAGTGACCGCCATGAGTGCAGCTTCGACTACCGCGAAATGGGTGCCAATCAGATCCGTCGTGACAATCCGGTTATTGTGGCCAGAAAGTTGCCAGAGATTTAG
- the LOC4815815 gene encoding pre-rRNA-processing protein esf2-like yields MQKTKTKTKSKPELPAPAEPMNVDSDAASDEEVQEEADASDDDDEMDLANFKASSSATVQKKKRKKGIIYISNIPRHMNVTRLREILGECGKIGRVYLQPEKQSSDRAKKNKRKRYNIHFTEGWVEFESKRVAKQIVPLLNNKQISTRKSSQFYDSLWSMKYLPRFKWVHLTERMNYEQAVHKQRLQTEVSQARKETTFFQNNLDKSEYLKKQAKKAKKLDQNAKNGA; encoded by the exons atgcaaaaaactaaaaccaaaacaaaatcaaaaccaGAGCTACCAGCTCCAGCCGAACCGATGAACGTGGACAGTGATGCGGCTTCAGACGAAGAGGTCCAAGAGGAGGCAGATGCATcggatgacgatgatgaaaTGGACTTGGCCAACTTCAAAGCAAGCTCTTCCGCCACtgttcagaaaaagaaacgCAAGAAGGGCATTATTTACATATCGAACATACCCAGACACATGAACGTGACGCGCCTGCGCGAGATCCTGGGGGAGTGCGGTAAGATCGGACGCGTCTATCTCCAGCCAGAGAAGCAGTCAA GTGACAGGGCCAAGAAGAACAAGCGAAAGCGGTACAACATTCACTTCACCGAGGGCTGGGTAGAGTTCGAGTCAAAGCGTGTAGCCAAGCAAATTGTACCTCTGCtgaacaacaaacaaatctCGACGCGCAAGAGCTCCCAGTTCTACGATTCGTTGTGGAGCATGAAGTACTTGCCGCGTTTCAAGTGGGTCCATCTCACCGAACGCATGAACTATGAGCAGGCGGTACATAAGCAACGTCTGCAAACAGAGGTGTCACAGGCCCGCAAGGAGACGACGTTCTTCCAAAACAATCTCGACAAGAGCGAGTACCTTAAGAAGCAGGCCAAGAAGGCGAAAAAACTGGACCAAAACGCCAAGAATGGGGCTTAG
- the l(1)G0004 gene encoding RNA-binding protein pno1 has protein sequence MEVENINVDAFVPAKKAQKRGAVNTQDTEMQVDQATGIEGLVAGSTQASAPPRAKRIKSELRKVSVPPHRYSSLKEHWMKIFTPVVEHMKLQIRFNMKARQVELRVGPETPDIANLQKGADFVKAFLCGFEVDDALALLRLEDLFVETFEIKDVKTLRGDHQSRAIGRLAGKGGRTKFTIENVTKTRIVLADSKIHILGSYQNIQLARRAICNLILGSPPSKVYGNLRSVASRLSERM, from the coding sequence ATGGAGGTTGAAAACATTAACGTGGACGCCTTTGTGCCGGCCAAGAAGGCACAGAAGCGCGGTGCGGTCAACACCCAGGACACGGAGATGCAGGTGGACCAAGCCACAGGCATCGAGGGTCTTGTCGCTGGGTCGACCCAAGCATCGGCCCCACCCCGCGCGAAGCGGATCAAGAGCGAGCTGAGGAAGGTGTCGGTCCCACCGCACAGGTACTCCTCGCTCAAGGAGCACTGGATGAAGATCTTCACGCCCGTGGTGGAGCACATGAAGCTGCAGATACGCTTCAACATGAAGGCGCGCCAGGTGGAGCTGCGCGTCGGCCCGGAGACGCCGGATATAGCTAATCTGCAGAAGGGTGCCGATTTCGTGAAGGCCTTCCTCTGTGGCTTCGAGGTGGACGACGCCCTGGCCCTTCTGCGCCTGGAGGATCTCTTTGTCGAGACGTTCGAGATCAAGGACGTGAAGACGCTGCGCGGTGACCACCAGTCGCGTGCCATAGGCCGTCTGGCTGGCAAGGGTGGCCGCACAAAATTCACCATCGAGAACGTGACCAAGACCCGCATTGTGCTCGCCGACAGCAAGATTCACATCTTGGGCAGCTACCAGAACATCCAGCTGGCGCGACGTGCCATCTGCAACCTGATCCTTGGCTCGCCGCCCAGCAAGGTTTATGGCAATCTGCGCTCCGTGGCATCGCGCCTCTCAGAGCGCATGTAG
- the Syx16 gene encoding syntaxin-16, whose amino-acid sequence MTSRNLTEVFVIMRNNASKNRNHYDDRRGSDAERLLKHSVREAEEGLEMQDDYGTPPAWLDKFEEAQYTMSKIKPKLDELGSLHARHLLRPTFDDQRDDECDIEVLSQIVCKLITSTHRHIQCVRSSLGMGTKTEQRLTANAVHCALLQLQELTFKFRSSQNAYLVQLNSREERSQKYFDNGDKFTNVELGGMGMGIGLPGGDTGGEVINFVDSFDNFLQPVNGKGNGNGYLFEDDDQEIDDHFKKPLAANRMTQQQLLLFEEENSKLAEHREQEVTKIVKSINDLSDIFKDLGHMVQEQGTVLDRIDYNVEQTQTRVSEGLRQLHKAEMYQRKNRKMCIILVLAAITFFMLLLLIFTKL is encoded by the exons atgACGTCTCGAAATTTGACGGAGGTATTTGTTATCATGCGTAACAATGCCTcaaaaaatcgaaatcacTACGATGACCGA CGGGGCAGCGATGCTGAGCGGCTGCTGAAGCATTCGGTGCGTGAGGCAGAGGAGGGCCTCGAGATGCAGGACGACTATGGAACACCTCCCGCCTGGCTGGACAAGTTCGAGGAGGCACAGTACACCATGTCCAA AATCAAACCAAAGCTGGACGAACTGGGCTCCCTGCATGCCCGCCACCTGCTGCGTCCGACCTTCGATGACCAGCGGGACGACGAATGCGACATCGAGGTACTCAGCCAGATCGTGTGCAAGCTGATAACATCCACCCACCGGCACATACAGTGCGTCCGCTCCAGCCTGGGTATGGGCACCAAAACGGAGCAGCGCCTCACCGCCAATGCCGTGCACTGTgccctgctccagctccaggagCTGACCTTCAAGTTCCGCAGCAGCCAAAATGCCTACCTGGTGCAGCTCAACTCACGCGAGGAGCGCTCCCAAAAGTACTTTGACAACGGCGACAAATTTACCAATGTCGAGCTGGgcgggatggggatgggaattGGGCTGCCAGGCGGCGACACTGGCGGCGAGGTTATTAACTTTGTCGACTCATTCGACAACTTCCTGCAGCCGGTAAATGGCAAGGGCAATGGGAATGGCTATCTGTTCGAGGACGACGACCAGGAGATAGACGATCACTTCAAGAAGCCACTGGCCGCAAATCGGATGactcagcagcagctgctgctcttcgaAGAGGAGAACTCCAAGCTAGCCGAGCATCGCGAGCAGGAGGTCACCAAAATTGTCAAGTCCATCAATGATCTCAGTGACATCTTCAAGGACCTGGGCCACATGGTCCAGGAGCAGGGCACCGTGCTCGATCGCATCGACTACAATGTGGAGCAGACCCAGACGCGGGTCTCCGAGGGTCTGCGACAACTGCACAAGGCCGAGATGTATCAGCGCAAGAATCGTAAAATGTGCATCATTCTGGTCCTGGCGGCCATCACCTTCTTtatgctcctgctgctgatctTCACCAAGCTCTAA